A single Triticum dicoccoides isolate Atlit2015 ecotype Zavitan chromosome 2A, WEW_v2.0, whole genome shotgun sequence DNA region contains:
- the LOC119357417 gene encoding 1-aminocyclopropane-1-carboxylate oxidase homolog 1-like, with the protein MTAHASAVHTTWPDHRAFWSHPRFWPFFFPVAVAARFQHEHLRQAHSPARTYKEHSSSQVGKRTPPTIHDHVLTPVMPLTMSAASSESSSPAYDRTAELHALDATYAGVRGLVASGVTHVPRIFRVPNQHHEPRQDATVPAGQEPAAIPIIDLGCGDHAAVVAAVRRAAAEWGFFKVTGHGVPEDAMAMAMDAVRAFHEADGGEGSDKARLYSREPARAVKYHCNFDLYQSPVANWRDTLYLRMAPTPPDADDLPDSCRNVLFDYAHQVKNLGNTLFELLSEALGLEPRHLADIECNQGHVLLCHYYPPCPEPELAIGTSRHSDGGFLTILLQDEIGGLQIFNEDQWIDVAPTPGTFIVNIGDLLQLISNDGFRSVEHRVLAKNVAPRVSIAYFFGTQKDPTSTRIYGPIKELLSDKNLPLYRETLASDYIKHYYSIGLDAKTALSHYRL; encoded by the exons ATGACGGCTCATGCGTCCGCCGTGCATACAACATGGCCGGACCACCGTGCTTTCTGGAGCCACCCacgtttttggcctttcttcttccccGTCGCTGTCGCGGCACGATTTCAGCACGAGCATCTGCGGCAAGCGCACTCACCAGCTAGAACATATAAAGAGCACTCGAGCAGCCAAGTCGGCAAGCGCACGCCACCAACCATCCACGATCACGTACTTACGCCAGTAATGCCACTAACCATGTCGGCCGCCTCCTCTGAGTCCTCTTCCCCGGCCTATGACCGCACGGCCGAGCTCCACGCGCTGGACGCCACCTACGCCGGCGTGCGTGGCCTCGTCGCCTCTGGTGTCACTCACGTCCCGCGCATCTTCCGCGTCCCCAACCAGCACCATGAGCCACGGCAGGACGCCACCGTCCCCGCCGGCCAAGAACCGGCAGCCATCCCGATAATCGACCTCGGGTGCGGTGACCACGCGGCAGTGGTGGCTGCTGTGCGTCGGGCCGCGGCGGAGTGGGGGTTCTTCAAGGTGACCGGCCACGGCGTGCCGGAGGACGCGATGGCCATGGCGATGGATGCGGTGCGGGCGTTCCACGAGGCCGATGGTGGCGAGGGCAGCGACAAGGCGCGGCTATACTCGCGTGAGCCGGCGAGGGCGGTCAAGTATCACTGCAACTTCGACTTGTACCAGTCGCCCGTGGCCAACTGGCGCGACACACTCTACCTCCGCATGGCGCCGACCCCGCCCGACGCCGATGACCTGCCGGACAGCTGCCG CAATGTGTTGTTTGACTATGCTCACCAAGTGAAGAATTTGGGGAACACTTTGTTCGAGCTGCTCTCGGAAGCTCTTGGGCTCGAACCAAGACACCTCGCAGATATAGAGTGCAACCAAGGGCATGTCTTACTATGCCACTATTACCCTCCCTGCCCGGAGCCTGAACTCGCCATCGGGACAAGTCGACATTCAGACGGTGGCTTCCTGACCATACTTCTTCAAGACGAAATTGGCGGCCTCCAAATCTTCAACGAGGATCAGTGGATAGACGTTGCGCCAACGCCCGGGACATTCATTGTTAATATCGGTGATCTCTTACAG TTGATCTCCAATGATGGGTTTAGGAGCGTGGAACATAGGGTATTGGCAAAGAACGTTGCTCCACGGGTCTCGATCGCGTACTTCTTCGGCACACAAAAGGATCCGACCTCGACAAGGATTTACGGTCCAATTAAGGAGTTGTTGTCTGACAAGAACCTACCGTTATATAGGGAAACCCTCGCAAGTGATTACATCAAGCATTACTACTCCATTGGGTTAGATGCAAAAACTGCTCTTTCTCATTACCGGCTATGA